The following are encoded together in the Bacillus cereus group sp. RP43 genome:
- a CDS encoding MOSC domain-containing protein produces the protein MGIELVHFSTGKPKQMKYNEDKEMITGICKEPTEEAFLSKDGFLGDDVADLKHHGGPDRAVCVYPYEHYALWEEEFQTTLPASTFGENITVTNMLERDVCIGDTYQLGEAIIQVTQARVPCSTISKRLGIPGILPRIVATGYTGYLCRVLQEGTVRKDSKITLLERPSNNVSVLFSNEIYFHNRKDKDGIEKVLAVQELADIWRSQLEDRLAKLK, from the coding sequence ATGGGAATTGAACTCGTTCACTTTAGCACCGGTAAACCGAAACAAATGAAATATAACGAAGATAAAGAAATGATAACAGGTATATGTAAGGAGCCTACAGAAGAAGCTTTCCTCTCAAAAGATGGCTTTCTTGGTGATGATGTAGCGGATTTAAAACATCACGGTGGACCTGACCGCGCTGTTTGTGTGTATCCATACGAACATTACGCACTATGGGAAGAAGAATTCCAAACAACACTTCCAGCTTCCACATTTGGCGAAAACATTACAGTAACCAATATGTTAGAGCGTGATGTTTGCATCGGAGATACATATCAATTAGGTGAGGCAATTATTCAAGTTACACAAGCGAGGGTACCCTGTAGCACAATTTCAAAACGCCTTGGTATTCCTGGCATATTACCACGCATTGTAGCAACTGGATATACTGGATACTTATGCCGAGTTCTACAAGAAGGTACTGTGCGTAAAGATTCTAAAATCACATTACTAGAGCGTCCATCAAATAATGTATCTGTTTTGTTCTCTAACGAAATTTATTTTCATAATAGAAAAGATAAAGATGGCATTGAGAAGGTTCTTGCTGTACAAGAACTAGCTGATATTTGGCGTAGTCAGTTAGAGGATCGTCTTGCGAAGTTAAAATAA
- the obgE gene encoding GTPase ObgE: MFVDQVKIYVKGGDGGNGMVAYRREKYVPKGGPAGGDGGKGADVVFVVEEGLRTLMDFRYQRHFKADRGQHGMSKGQHGRKSEDLIVKVPPGTIVKDEKTGEILADLVTHEQTAVIARGGRGGRGNSRFATATNPAPEIAENGEPGQERDVTLELKVLADVGLVGFPSVGKSTLLSVVSSARPKIAEYHFTTIVPNLGVVETGDNRSFVMADLPGLIEGAHSGVGLGHQFLRHIERTRVIVHVIDMSGLEGREPYEDYVTINNELKEYNMRLTERPQVVVANKMDMPDAEENLQAFKEKLGDEVKIFPISAVTKQGVRDLLFEVANLLETTPEFPMYDDVEESEASVMYKFESESNFEITRESDGTFVISGYDIEKTFKMTDFSRDESVRRFARQMRGMGIDEALRARGATDGDIVKILEYQFEFID; encoded by the coding sequence ATGTTTGTAGATCAGGTCAAGATATATGTAAAAGGCGGCGACGGTGGTAACGGAATGGTTGCGTATCGTCGTGAGAAGTATGTACCTAAAGGTGGCCCAGCAGGTGGCGACGGTGGTAAAGGTGCAGATGTTGTTTTTGTTGTTGAGGAAGGCTTACGTACATTAATGGACTTCCGCTACCAACGTCATTTCAAAGCTGATCGCGGTCAGCACGGAATGAGTAAAGGTCAGCACGGTCGTAAATCTGAAGATTTAATCGTAAAGGTTCCACCAGGAACAATAGTGAAAGATGAAAAAACAGGTGAAATTCTTGCTGATTTAGTAACGCATGAACAAACAGCTGTAATCGCAAGAGGTGGCCGTGGTGGCCGTGGTAACTCACGTTTCGCAACAGCGACGAACCCAGCGCCAGAAATCGCTGAGAACGGGGAACCAGGTCAAGAACGTGATGTTACGCTAGAACTTAAAGTGCTAGCAGATGTTGGACTTGTTGGATTCCCAAGTGTAGGTAAATCTACATTATTATCTGTTGTATCATCAGCGCGTCCGAAAATTGCAGAATATCACTTTACAACAATCGTTCCGAATCTTGGTGTTGTTGAAACTGGTGATAACCGCAGCTTCGTTATGGCTGACCTTCCTGGACTAATTGAAGGCGCACACTCCGGCGTTGGACTTGGACACCAATTCTTACGTCATATCGAACGTACACGTGTAATTGTGCACGTTATCGATATGTCTGGTTTAGAAGGACGTGAGCCATATGAAGATTATGTCACAATCAATAATGAACTAAAAGAATACAATATGCGTTTAACTGAGCGTCCACAAGTTGTTGTTGCAAACAAAATGGATATGCCAGATGCAGAAGAAAACTTACAAGCATTTAAAGAAAAATTGGGAGACGAAGTAAAAATTTTCCCAATCTCAGCTGTAACGAAACAAGGTGTTCGTGACTTACTATTTGAAGTAGCGAACTTATTAGAAACAACACCAGAATTCCCAATGTACGATGATGTAGAAGAATCTGAAGCAAGTGTAATGTACAAATTTGAATCTGAATCTAATTTTGAAATTACACGCGAAAGTGATGGCACATTTGTTATTTCTGGTTATGATATTGAGAAAACATTCAAGATGACAGACTTCTCACGTGATGAATCTGTACGCCGATTTGCTCGTCAAATGCGTGGAATGGGTATTGATGAAGCCCTTCGTGCACGTGGTGCAACAGACGGAGATATTGTAAAAATTCTTGAATATCAATTTGAATTTATCGATTAA
- the pheA gene encoding prephenate dehydratase, with protein MIRVGYLGPEATFTNMAVSRFFPEAEHVPYRTIPDCIDAAANENVDFAVVPLENAIEGSVNITVDYLVHEQPLSIVGEITVPIQQHLLVHPQYAEVWDEVYAVHSHPHAIAQCHKFLNEELKGVTVRDMTSTSAAAQYVKEHPEEKVAAIANEAAAEKYGLTIVRRDIHTHKNNHTRFLVLHKKKKAVLPNNGENRGEKTTLMITLPADYAGALYQVLSAFAWRKLNLSKIESRPMKTGLGNYFFLIDVDKAYDDVLLPGVTMELEALGFSVTVLGSYASYWL; from the coding sequence ATGATTCGAGTAGGATATTTAGGACCAGAAGCAACATTTACAAATATGGCGGTGAGTCGTTTTTTTCCGGAAGCAGAGCATGTACCGTATCGAACGATTCCAGATTGTATAGATGCAGCTGCAAATGAAAATGTAGACTTCGCAGTTGTACCGTTAGAAAATGCAATAGAAGGTTCAGTGAATATAACGGTTGATTACCTTGTACATGAGCAGCCGCTTTCCATTGTAGGAGAAATTACAGTACCAATTCAGCAGCATTTACTTGTACATCCGCAGTATGCAGAAGTGTGGGATGAAGTATATGCGGTGCATTCTCATCCGCATGCCATTGCACAGTGCCATAAGTTTTTAAATGAAGAATTAAAAGGAGTAACTGTTCGAGATATGACATCCACAAGCGCTGCTGCGCAATATGTGAAAGAACATCCTGAAGAAAAAGTTGCCGCCATTGCAAATGAAGCAGCGGCAGAAAAGTACGGATTAACAATTGTAAGGCGTGATATTCATACACATAAAAACAATCATACGCGTTTCCTTGTTCTGCATAAGAAAAAGAAAGCAGTGCTCCCAAATAACGGAGAAAATCGCGGGGAGAAAACGACGCTTATGATAACGTTACCTGCTGACTATGCAGGAGCGCTGTATCAAGTGTTATCAGCTTTCGCATGGAGAAAATTAAACTTATCAAAAATTGAATCGCGTCCGATGAAAACAGGTCTTGGAAATTACTTTTTCTTAATCGACGTAGATAAAGCATATGATGACGTATTGTTGCCAGGCGTAACGATGGAACTTGAAGCACTCGGCTTTTCTGTTACTGTTCTAGGGAGTTATGCTTCTTATTGGTTGTAA
- a CDS encoding response regulator transcription factor, giving the protein MYKILIVEDDEKIAEILEEHLERYGYQSFRVGDLRHIKDEFVKVSPHLVLLDINLPYFDGFYWCRQIRIVSNAPIIFVSARTGEMDQVMAIENGGDDYITKPFHLDIVMAKVKSALRRGYGEYALAAESDCLGVNGLLLFPSQHTVEWKGQQTELTKNEFYLLECLMKQANQYVTREELLEALWDEVAFVDDNTLTVNVKRVRKKLEELGIKNAIVTKRGYGYALLTEWGEGHEG; this is encoded by the coding sequence ATGTATAAAATATTAATTGTAGAAGATGATGAAAAAATTGCAGAGATATTAGAGGAGCATTTAGAAAGGTATGGATATCAATCTTTCAGAGTAGGCGATTTACGTCATATAAAAGATGAGTTTGTAAAAGTAAGTCCTCATCTTGTGTTACTTGATATTAATTTACCATACTTTGATGGCTTCTACTGGTGCCGCCAAATCCGCATTGTATCGAATGCGCCAATTATTTTCGTTTCTGCAAGGACAGGGGAAATGGATCAAGTGATGGCGATTGAGAATGGCGGGGATGATTATATTACAAAGCCATTCCATTTAGATATCGTAATGGCAAAGGTGAAGAGTGCACTTCGCCGCGGGTATGGTGAGTATGCTTTGGCCGCGGAAAGTGACTGTTTAGGTGTTAATGGATTATTATTATTCCCATCACAGCACACAGTAGAGTGGAAAGGGCAACAAACTGAACTTACAAAAAATGAATTTTATTTATTAGAATGTTTAATGAAACAAGCGAATCAATACGTGACACGTGAAGAGTTGTTAGAGGCTTTATGGGATGAAGTAGCTTTTGTTGATGATAATACATTAACTGTGAATGTAAAGCGTGTAAGGAAGAAACTTGAGGAGTTAGGCATTAAAAATGCAATTGTCACAAAGCGTGGATACGGTTATGCTCTTCTTACTGAGTGGGGCGAAGGGCATGAAGGTTAA
- a CDS encoding Spo0B C-terminal domain-containing protein: MNEKWTIIDALRHSRHDWLNRLQMVKGNLSLGKVEEIHRLIDRFVQEARQESNLMGLSMPLFSEWILTYNWKQQPCLLEYEVLGKLHNLSHLDETVCTWTNQFFLMLQHSLDVYVENYVCITIECDAENARFFFDFRGKLTNVEELQTWLANQNNKWYSISYTVRDEEVSVVLQLIEKSVVK; the protein is encoded by the coding sequence ATGAATGAAAAATGGACAATTATAGATGCGTTGCGCCATTCAAGACATGATTGGCTCAATCGTTTGCAGATGGTTAAAGGAAATCTTTCCCTTGGAAAAGTGGAAGAGATTCATAGGCTCATCGATCGTTTTGTCCAAGAAGCGAGACAAGAATCCAATCTGATGGGGCTATCAATGCCTTTATTTTCAGAGTGGATTTTAACATATAATTGGAAACAGCAACCGTGCTTATTGGAGTACGAAGTATTAGGGAAATTACATAACTTATCTCATCTAGATGAGACTGTATGTACATGGACGAATCAGTTTTTCTTAATGCTTCAGCATAGTTTAGACGTATATGTTGAAAATTATGTTTGTATCACAATTGAATGTGACGCGGAGAATGCTCGTTTCTTTTTTGATTTTCGTGGAAAGCTAACGAATGTAGAAGAACTACAAACGTGGCTTGCGAACCAAAACAATAAATGGTATTCCATTTCTTATACAGTACGAGACGAAGAAGTCTCAGTTGTATTACAACTAATCGAAAAAAGTGTGGTGAAATAA
- the rpmA gene encoding 50S ribosomal protein L27 has protein sequence MLRLDLQFFASKKGVGSTKNGRDSQSKRLGAKRADGQTVSGGSILYRQRGTKIYPGVNVGRGGDDTLYAKVDGVVRFERLGRDRKQVSVYPVAQEA, from the coding sequence ATGTTAAGATTAGATCTTCAGTTTTTCGCATCTAAGAAAGGTGTAGGTAGTACAAAGAACGGTCGTGACTCTCAGTCAAAACGTCTTGGTGCTAAACGCGCAGATGGTCAAACGGTTTCAGGTGGTTCAATTCTTTACCGTCAACGCGGTACAAAAATTTATCCAGGTGTTAACGTTGGTCGTGGTGGCGATGACACTTTATACGCGAAAGTTGACGGCGTAGTACGCTTTGAGCGTCTTGGTCGTGACCGCAAACAAGTGAGCGTATATCCTGTTGCTCAAGAAGCATAA
- a CDS encoding ABC transporter ATP-binding protein, producing the protein MSVLEVKGLTKVYQSKGSVATTALHDINFKIEEGEFVGIMGPSGSGKTTLLNLLATIDKQTSGHVLVNGEEINQMRAAKLAEFRRTHLGFIFQDFNLLDTLSIKENIILPLVMAKKSVKEIDAKVLEIARFLNIEEILNKKVYEVSGGQQQRAAAARAIIHDPTLILADEPTGNLDSKSAKSLMGALQDLHEQKKVTIAMVTHDPVAASYCERILFIRDGEIFSEIHKGRTKQAFFQEILDVLAMLGGEYHELSPARA; encoded by the coding sequence ATGAGTGTTCTTGAAGTAAAAGGGTTAACAAAGGTGTATCAATCAAAAGGTTCAGTAGCGACGACTGCTTTACATGATATAAATTTTAAAATTGAAGAGGGCGAATTTGTAGGAATTATGGGGCCTTCAGGGAGCGGGAAAACAACGCTTTTAAATTTATTAGCGACAATTGATAAGCAAACTTCAGGTCATGTGCTTGTAAATGGTGAAGAAATTAATCAAATGCGCGCTGCAAAATTGGCGGAATTCCGCCGTACACATTTAGGATTCATTTTCCAAGATTTCAACTTACTTGATACGTTATCCATTAAAGAAAATATTATTTTGCCGCTTGTAATGGCGAAGAAATCTGTAAAAGAAATTGATGCGAAAGTACTTGAAATTGCGAGGTTTTTAAACATCGAAGAAATTTTAAATAAAAAAGTATACGAAGTATCAGGCGGACAACAACAACGTGCAGCTGCTGCAAGGGCAATTATTCATGACCCAACATTAATTTTAGCGGATGAGCCAACGGGAAACTTAGATTCGAAATCAGCGAAATCATTAATGGGAGCACTTCAAGATTTACATGAGCAAAAGAAAGTAACGATTGCAATGGTAACGCATGATCCGGTAGCGGCTAGTTATTGTGAACGTATCCTCTTCATACGTGATGGAGAGATCTTCTCAGAAATACATAAAGGAAGAACGAAACAAGCCTTTTTCCAAGAAATTTTGGACGTACTTGCGATGCTAGGGGGGGAATATCATGAACTTTCGCCAGCTCGCGCTTAA
- a CDS encoding transcription repressor NadR gives MKQNDQKKILGEERRQLILEWLLAANEPLSGNELSKKTNVSRQVIVQDISLLKARNEPIIATAQGYLYLKPQTRQQAFERVIVCQHKPAEVRQELTMLVDHGVTIKDVKVEHPVYGDLTASIMVSNRFDVEQYLQKIENTNASYLSQLTDGIHLHTIEADSKEKLDAACEALDKAGFLVY, from the coding sequence ATGAAACAAAATGATCAAAAAAAGATTTTAGGCGAAGAAAGACGACAACTCATCCTCGAGTGGCTTCTTGCTGCAAATGAACCGTTATCGGGGAATGAGCTATCTAAAAAGACAAACGTAAGTAGGCAAGTTATCGTTCAAGACATTTCCTTACTAAAAGCACGAAATGAACCAATTATTGCAACTGCGCAAGGGTATTTATATTTAAAACCACAAACAAGACAACAAGCTTTTGAACGCGTAATCGTATGCCAACATAAACCGGCAGAAGTACGTCAAGAACTTACCATGTTAGTTGACCACGGCGTTACGATTAAAGACGTAAAAGTTGAGCATCCTGTATACGGTGACTTAACAGCATCGATTATGGTAAGTAATCGCTTTGATGTAGAGCAATATTTACAAAAAATCGAAAACACAAACGCTTCCTATCTTTCACAACTAACAGATGGTATTCACTTACATACAATCGAAGCAGATTCTAAAGAGAAGTTAGATGCTGCTTGTGAGGCACTAGATAAAGCTGGATTTCTCGTTTATTAA
- a CDS encoding FtsX-like permease family protein: MNFRQLALNNVKGNWRNYKAFLISSCLSIVVFFMYASFIYHPDVVSGNISMKTMISKGLESMNYIVVIFSALFILYANSTFLRARKKEFGLLTLIGGTKSQLGRMIILEQLMLGSIAIVVGIGIGMLCSKLFFQALSVLLKIDKTLPFVWNSKAIFITAGVYFILFLILSLFSVWTVGHLQIIDLLREARKQKVEPFAFTWLGVVGIGCIIAAYILCFQVTIMNFIMYFLPIVGLTIGGTYLLFTQGSTVVLKALQKRKQSFYTYPNMFVLSNLIYKMKDNARFLFVISIITAVVSSAVGTLYVYYENMSAKTVELTPHAISYEEKGLNTHSLINEEKVQEIVKKHGFEDARKVTYVKLPATQKIMLFNSEREVPMTIISEKEYNAEVREQKKEQITEVHNAPGSATMVMVDAANELMKIDRTKPYEFTINGQKQSVQLNEPTSYSVFNDSEYLIVNDQDFEKYAKLVPDEEKTKYYGYYIEDWKSTEDLVLDLKKEITPEKQGELRNSVFAYKDIREGGAITMFIGFFVAVLFFFFACSMTYFKWFNDKEQDRIQFKSLKRIGMTDKEIRKIAIRQMGVIFFIPILIGAIHSGFALHTLGKMLYIDLWKSGVIVIGAYILASAIYFMIAQRGYLKHVKS, translated from the coding sequence ATGAACTTTCGCCAGCTCGCGCTTAACAATGTAAAAGGAAATTGGCGTAATTATAAAGCGTTCCTTATTAGTAGTTGTTTATCGATTGTCGTATTTTTCATGTATGCTTCCTTCATTTATCATCCAGATGTCGTAAGCGGTAATATTAGTATGAAGACGATGATTTCAAAAGGATTAGAATCGATGAATTATATTGTAGTCATCTTCTCAGCACTCTTTATTTTATATGCGAATTCAACGTTTTTACGAGCAAGAAAAAAAGAATTCGGTTTATTAACATTAATAGGTGGAACGAAGTCTCAGCTCGGTAGAATGATTATATTAGAACAACTTATGTTAGGTAGTATTGCAATTGTAGTAGGTATTGGGATTGGCATGCTTTGCTCAAAATTATTTTTCCAAGCACTAAGTGTATTACTAAAAATTGATAAAACACTTCCGTTCGTATGGAATAGTAAAGCAATTTTTATTACAGCTGGTGTGTACTTTATTCTCTTCTTAATTCTATCATTGTTTAGCGTTTGGACAGTAGGACACTTACAAATTATTGATTTATTAAGAGAGGCAAGAAAACAAAAAGTAGAGCCTTTTGCATTTACATGGTTAGGTGTAGTCGGTATAGGCTGTATTATTGCGGCATATATACTTTGTTTCCAAGTAACAATTATGAATTTTATTATGTATTTCTTACCGATTGTAGGACTGACAATTGGCGGAACGTATTTACTATTTACACAAGGTAGTACAGTTGTATTAAAAGCATTGCAAAAACGAAAACAATCTTTTTATACATATCCAAATATGTTCGTACTAAGCAATCTTATTTACAAAATGAAAGATAATGCTCGTTTTCTATTTGTAATTTCTATTATTACGGCGGTTGTTTCCTCAGCAGTTGGTACGCTTTATGTATATTATGAAAATATGAGTGCAAAAACGGTAGAGCTTACGCCACATGCTATTTCATATGAGGAAAAGGGGTTAAATACGCATAGTCTTATTAATGAAGAAAAAGTACAAGAGATTGTAAAAAAACATGGGTTTGAAGATGCACGAAAAGTAACCTACGTAAAACTACCTGCAACACAGAAAATAATGTTGTTTAACAGTGAACGTGAAGTACCAATGACGATTATTTCAGAAAAAGAATATAACGCAGAAGTGCGTGAACAAAAGAAAGAGCAAATTACAGAGGTTCATAATGCACCAGGTAGTGCGACGATGGTTATGGTTGATGCAGCAAATGAACTTATGAAAATAGATCGTACGAAACCGTATGAATTTACAATTAATGGACAAAAGCAGTCTGTTCAATTAAATGAGCCAACGTCATATTCTGTTTTTAACGATAGCGAATATCTTATTGTGAATGATCAAGATTTTGAGAAGTATGCAAAGCTCGTACCAGATGAAGAAAAGACGAAATATTACGGTTATTATATTGAAGACTGGAAAAGTACGGAAGACCTTGTGCTAGATTTAAAAAAGGAAATTACACCAGAAAAGCAAGGGGAATTGAGAAACTCAGTGTTTGCTTATAAAGATATAAGAGAAGGTGGAGCAATTACAATGTTCATCGGTTTCTTCGTAGCAGTACTGTTCTTCTTCTTCGCTTGTAGCATGACATACTTTAAATGGTTTAACGATAAAGAACAAGATCGTATTCAATTTAAGTCATTAAAAAGAATTGGTATGACAGATAAAGAAATTCGTAAAATTGCAATTCGTCAAATGGGAGTTATTTTCTTTATCCCGATTTTAATCGGTGCAATTCATAGTGGATTCGCTCTTCATACGTTAGGAAAAATGCTTTATATCGATTTATGGAAATCAGGTGTGATTGTAATTGGAGCATATATTTTAGCTTCTGCCATTTACTTTATGATCGCTCAAAGAGGATATTTAAAACACGTAAAAAGCTAG
- a CDS encoding FtsX-like permease family protein: MNIRQLALQNIKGNWRNYKVFFLSSCFAIFASFAYMSVIVHPYMQETMWYQNVRWGLIVCNVIIISFFVIFILYSTSIFIEARKKELGLYMLMGATKSNVIGVIMTEQILIGIFANIFGIGLGMIFLKLFFMVFSMLLRLPKELPVIFDMRAIGVTFITYMIVFIFLSFISALRIWNIKIIRLLKEFRTDKRERKTSKWLCLFGFACLGTGYALALQVTMTTIALYFFPVVILISFGTYFSFTHGATQVLEVIKRNKKIMYTYPYLFIVNQLSHRMKENGRFFFLMSMATTFVVTATGTVFLYFSSMQDMWRGGGVHSFSYIEKGTSSHEVFEDGAVENLLHQYGYDDFQSMSFVGVYASFQSNKGETTIVPLIKESEYNQEARKQKQKTYRPKKGTVTLVYYNKYNNSNVYNQKEIQLQVMNQPYQFVFNGQKEGVQFNHHPSYINGLFFVMNDEDFDSIANQVPDSEKMIYRGYTLPNIEKTKKLNEDLRKHMKQDNNNAFRSNMELYVNMKEGGDITLFVGSFISILFFLTSCSIVYFKWFHNIASDRKQYGALSKLGMTKEEVWKISRWQLCMLFFAPIIVGSMHSAVALYTFHNTLFMDGSLRKVGLFILFYIAACIIYFFFAQREYKKHLD, translated from the coding sequence ATGAACATTCGGCAACTAGCGCTGCAAAATATAAAGGGTAATTGGCGTAATTATAAAGTATTTTTCTTAAGTAGTTGTTTTGCAATATTTGCGTCTTTTGCATATATGTCTGTAATTGTACATCCGTATATGCAAGAGACGATGTGGTATCAAAACGTACGCTGGGGACTTATCGTATGTAACGTTATAATTATTTCTTTTTTCGTTATATTTATTTTGTACTCTACTTCTATTTTCATAGAAGCACGTAAGAAAGAATTAGGACTATATATGTTAATGGGAGCGACGAAGTCTAACGTAATAGGAGTGATAATGACCGAGCAAATATTGATCGGGATTTTTGCTAATATTTTCGGTATAGGACTTGGTATGATTTTTTTGAAACTCTTTTTTATGGTGTTTAGCATGTTACTTCGCCTTCCGAAAGAACTCCCTGTCATATTTGATATGAGAGCGATTGGTGTAACGTTTATTACATATATGATTGTTTTTATTTTCTTATCTTTTATAAGTGCTTTACGTATATGGAATATAAAAATCATTCGGTTATTAAAAGAATTTCGAACAGATAAACGAGAGAGAAAAACATCAAAGTGGCTTTGTTTATTCGGCTTTGCTTGTTTAGGGACGGGATATGCGTTAGCGCTACAAGTGACGATGACAACGATAGCATTATACTTTTTTCCGGTTGTTATACTCATTTCTTTTGGGACGTATTTCTCATTTACACATGGCGCTACACAAGTATTAGAAGTGATAAAAAGAAATAAAAAGATTATGTATACATATCCGTATTTATTTATAGTAAATCAATTGTCACATCGAATGAAGGAAAATGGTCGCTTTTTCTTTCTAATGTCTATGGCAACAACGTTTGTAGTTACGGCGACAGGTACGGTGTTCTTATATTTTTCTAGTATGCAAGATATGTGGAGGGGCGGGGGAGTACACTCATTTTCGTACATAGAAAAAGGTACTTCTTCTCATGAAGTCTTTGAGGATGGTGCGGTTGAAAATTTACTGCATCAATATGGATATGATGATTTTCAATCTATGAGTTTTGTTGGAGTGTATGCATCCTTTCAGTCTAATAAGGGAGAAACAACAATAGTACCGCTTATAAAAGAAAGTGAATATAACCAAGAAGCGAGGAAACAAAAACAGAAAACGTATCGTCCTAAAAAAGGTACAGTGACACTCGTTTATTATAATAAATACAATAATTCGAATGTATATAATCAAAAAGAGATTCAATTGCAAGTAATGAATCAACCATATCAATTCGTATTTAACGGTCAGAAAGAAGGGGTTCAATTTAACCATCATCCTTCGTACATTAATGGTCTATTCTTCGTTATGAATGATGAAGACTTTGACAGTATAGCAAATCAGGTTCCTGATTCTGAAAAAATGATATATAGAGGCTACACATTACCAAATATCGAAAAGACGAAGAAATTAAATGAAGATTTACGGAAACATATGAAACAAGATAATAATAATGCATTTCGAAGTAATATGGAGTTGTATGTAAATATGAAAGAAGGGGGCGATATTACTCTATTTGTAGGCTCATTCATTAGTATATTATTCTTTCTTACTTCATGTAGTATCGTGTATTTTAAATGGTTTCATAATATTGCATCGGACCGAAAGCAGTATGGTGCACTCTCTAAACTTGGAATGACGAAGGAAGAAGTATGGAAAATTTCTCGTTGGCAATTATGTATGCTATTTTTTGCGCCAATTATAGTAGGGAGTATGCATAGTGCAGTTGCGTTATATACGTTTCATAATACGCTTTTTATGGATGGATCATTAAGAAAAGTAGGTTTGTTCATTCTGTTTTATATCGCAGCATGTATTATTTATTTCTTCTTTGCTCAAAGAGAATATAAGAAACATTTAGACTAG
- a CDS encoding ATP-binding protein — translation MKVKSYLIDRFSLILSYIISLCLFGLVLQLQSLLEKRALDWSTWLYGLLLGTVVFSVYLIYDYRKRSVFLKRIEQYIAGGHTLHDSLLIDTSYTSEQELVVEAFTLLRQQYMNEVHKQHAKEQQQMIFMNQWIHQMKTPVSVIELLLQKYGKEHREARGTIESIREENNRILNGLDLALHMARLDQFSKDYKVEVVNVIEVIRDIINENRKSFIQSSVFPKIMFEEETCMVASDGKWLSIALGQIVVNAIKYTKISEAEKKEIQFQIEEKDQKVLLHIRDNGIGIPEQDVKRIFDPFFTGINGRKTREATGMGLYITREICGNLHHGVYVQSTEGEGTTVTFQFAKDEEYHTLMRKMTKL, via the coding sequence ATGAAGGTTAAAAGCTACCTCATAGACCGTTTTTCCTTAATCCTTTCTTACATTATAAGCCTTTGTTTATTTGGGCTCGTATTGCAGTTGCAAAGCCTTTTAGAAAAGCGTGCGCTGGACTGGAGTACATGGTTATACGGACTTTTATTAGGGACAGTTGTGTTTAGTGTATACCTTATTTACGATTATCGAAAACGAAGTGTGTTTTTAAAGAGAATAGAACAGTATATTGCCGGTGGACATACATTACACGACTCTTTACTTATCGATACTTCTTATACGTCAGAACAAGAACTGGTCGTTGAAGCGTTTACGCTATTAAGGCAGCAATATATGAATGAAGTTCATAAACAGCATGCAAAAGAGCAACAGCAAATGATTTTTATGAACCAGTGGATCCATCAAATGAAAACACCAGTATCCGTTATTGAATTATTGTTACAGAAATACGGTAAGGAACACCGTGAAGCAAGGGGAACGATTGAAAGTATTCGTGAAGAAAATAACCGTATTTTAAATGGGTTAGATTTAGCGTTACATATGGCAAGGTTAGATCAATTTTCGAAAGATTATAAAGTAGAAGTAGTAAATGTTATAGAGGTCATTCGAGATATTATTAATGAAAATCGAAAGTCGTTCATTCAATCTTCTGTATTTCCGAAAATAATGTTTGAAGAAGAGACTTGTATGGTTGCGTCTGATGGAAAGTGGCTTAGTATCGCCTTGGGCCAAATTGTTGTGAATGCAATTAAGTATACAAAAATTTCAGAAGCAGAGAAAAAAGAAATTCAATTTCAAATTGAAGAGAAGGATCAAAAGGTATTACTACATATTAGAGATAATGGAATTGGTATTCCAGAGCAAGATGTAAAGCGTATATTTGATCCGTTCTTTACGGGAATAAACGGCCGTAAAACAAGGGAAGCGACAGGGATGGGTTTATATATTACGAGGGAAATCTGCGGTAATTTACATCATGGAGTGTATGTACAATCAACGGAAGGGGAAGGAACAACAGTTACGTTCCAATTTGCAAAAGATGAAGAATATCATACATTAATGAGAAAAATGACAAAACTGTAA